One genomic region from Rosa rugosa chromosome 1, drRosRugo1.1, whole genome shotgun sequence encodes:
- the LOC133716530 gene encoding protein ALTERED PHOSPHATE STARVATION RESPONSE 1 produces the protein MGCCYSRIERQEMVSRCKSRKRYMKQLVKARQAWSASHSMYLRSLRSTGAALLQFSNAETTLHHQHQHHPNHPTQHQSHHLNNHTHHSPPPPQTPQTPLQPPPPPPRSPSSETTWTSTASTALPPPPPPPPSSTWDFWDPFVPASSRSVTEEEWEATTTASEAVVTTVTGAASTVAPPSVVSGFSKDSEASSMAMVVSRNAKDLVEIIKELDEYFLKAADAGGHLSFLLEVPTPGFSSQIKGGKVYNHGCNLNTPSTWTWGSSPKLNGFGKMGCDEMVLSHLGSEIGTDGVVHSSHCSTVERLYAWEKKLFQEVKEAETIKTEHEKRVSTLKKLEMKRAADYVKTEKSKKEVEKLESQMMVSSQAIETTSAEIIKIRDTELYPQLLELVKGLMCMWRSMYECHQVQKHIVQQLKYLNTIPSTEPTSEIHRQSTLQLEVHVQQWHQSFCNLVRAQCDYIQSLTGWLRLSLFQFRRNPLPKTSQESRIYTFCEEWHHAVDRIPDKVASEGIKSFLTVVHAIVVQQAEENKQKKKSESAFKELERKSSQLRSLESKHGPFSMLDSSSSTAKNPVADKRAKVENSRVKAEEEKNKHEKFVSVTRSMTINNLQMGFPHVFESMVGFSSVCMQAFESLYNQAKSVDQELDVKRLLN, from the exons ATGGGTTGTTGTTACTCGAGAATCGAGAGACAAGAAATGGTGTCGAGATGTAAATCGAGAAAGAGGTACATGAAGCAGTTGGTCAAGGCAAGACAAGCTTGGTCGGCTTCACACTCCATGTACCTACGATCTCTCCGAAGCACAGGTGCTGCTTTGCTCCAATTTTCAAATGCCGAAACTACTCTCCACCACCAGCACCAGCACCACCCCAACCACCCAACCCAACACCAGTCCCACCACCTCAACAACCACACCCACCACTCGCCGCCGCCGCCTCAAACCCCACAGACTCCGCTTCAACCGCCTCCGCCTCCTCCGCGGAGCCCAAGCTCCGAGACCACGTGGACCTCCACAGCCTCCACCGCCCTGccgcctcctccgccgccgccgccgtcgtCCACGTGGGATTTCTGGGACCCTTTTGTGCCGGCTTCGTCTCGGTCGGTGACCGAGGAGGAATGGGAGGCTACGACCACCGCGTCGGAGGCGGTGGTTACGACTGTCACCGGGGCGGCGAGCACCGTGGCGCCGCCTTCGGTTGTTAGTGGGTTTTCGAAGGACAGTGAGGCTAGCTCGATGGCAATGGTGGTGTCCAGGAATGCTAAGGATCTGGTGGAGATCATTAAGGAGCTTGATGAGTATTTTCTTAAAGCTGCCGATGCCGGTGGCCATCTCTCGTTTCTCTTGGAAGTTCCCACTCCTGGATTTTCTTCTCAGATTAAAGGAG GTAAAGTATATAACCATGGTTGTAATTTGAATACTCCATCTACATGGACATGGGGTTCGAGTCCTAAACTCAATGGTTTCGGGAAAATGGGTTGCGACGAAATGGTGTTAAGTCATTTAGGCAGCGAAATTGGGACTGATGGTGTGGTACATAGCAGCCATTGTTCTACTGTGGAGAGGCTCTATGCTTGGGAAAAGAAACTATTCCAGGAGGTCAAG GAGGCAGAGACAATAAAGACAGAGCATGAGAAGAGGGTGTCAACATTGAAGAAGTTAGAGATGAAGAGGGCAGCAGACTATGTGAAGACTGAGAAGTCCAAGAAAGAGGTGGAAAAGTTGGAGTCACAAATGATGGTTTCTTCTCAGGCCATTGAGACAACTTCTGCTGAGATCATCAAGATAAGGGACACAGAGTTGTACCCTCAACTACTTGAGCTTGTCAAAGG ATTGATGTGTATGTGGAGAAGCATGTATGAGTGCCACCAAGTCCAGAAGCATATAGTTCAGCAACTCAAATACCTTAACACCATACCATCTACTGAGCCCACGTCTGAGATTCACAGGCAATCAACTCTCCAGCTCGAGGTTCATGTCCAGCAATGGCACCAGTCCTTTTGCAACCTGGTCAGGGCTCAATGTGACTATATCCAGTCCCTTACAGGATGGCTCCGGCTTAGCCTCTTCCAGTTTAGGAGAAATCCTTTACCAAAAACAAGTCAAGAATCAAGAATTTACACGTTCTGTGAAGAATGGCACCATGCAGTTGATCGGATCCCAGACAAAGTAGCATCTGAAGGAATCAAGAGCTTTTTAACTGTAGTGCATGCCATTGTAGTTCAACAAGCCGAAGAAAACAAGCAAAAAAAGAAGTCAGAATCTGCGTTTAAAGAGCTCGAGAGGAAGTCAAGTCAACTTAGGTCACTTGAGTCCAAACATGGCCCTTTCTCAATGCTAGATTCCTCTAGCTCTACTGCAAAGAACCCAGTCGCTGATAAGCGAGCAAAGGTGGAGAACTCGAGAGTAAAAGCAGAAGAGGAGAAGAACAAGCATGAAAAGTTTGTGAGCGTGACAAGATCCATGACCATAAATAACTTGCAGATGGGGTTTCCACATGTGTTTGAGTCGATGGTAGGCTTTTCAAGTGTGTGTATGCAGGCGTTCGAGTCATTATATAACCAAGCCAAAAGCGTTGATCAGGAGCTGGATGTTAAGAGGCTACTAAATTAA